The genomic interval GCGATCGCAATACCAGTTGACGACAATACAAGCTGTTGCCCCCATTTTGCCGTATTTGTCTCGCTGATCCCAAATGTGTCCCGCTTGGTTGGCTTCGTTGTTGGCACAGCCTAAATTTTTCTCGTTACAGACATGGTTAACTTCTGGGGCGCGGTAGCCAGAACGGATTGTGATCCGTCCAAACGTGCTTTGTAGGGGTTCTAGGAGTCCTTCGCAAAGACGTTTACCTACGGCGATCGCCAGATCTGGGTCGTCAGGAATGTTAGGAATGCCGTAGAAGTTGGCAACTTCGCTATAGAGGAAATCTCGCATGAAGAAGTTTTGGGAGAGGCGAACGCGACCGAGATTTTCCAAGCTCTAGACTGATCCTGGCTTTTTCATGGGTTACACAAGCTGAGAATGTTGGTTCTAAGGTACCCGCGATCGCCTGATTGGTCGCTACTAGAAACTTAATCTGCCGTTGCAATCATAGAAATCTCCGAGAAACCCACTCCTTTAGGGGTGGGAGGGACAGGAGCGGCGAACAAAGGTCGCCAGCAGGTGTTTGTATCCTCACAGATGAAATGTTAAAATGTGAGGCATGGCAGAACGCGCTTTCAAATTCCGTTTTTATCCAACTCCAGAGCAAGAAACCTTGCTGAGGA from Trichocoleus desertorum ATA4-8-CV12 carries:
- a CDS encoding peptidase M15, with protein sequence MENLGRVRLSQNFFMRDFLYSEVANFYGIPNIPDDPDLAIAVGKRLCEGLLEPLQSTFGRITIRSGYRAPEVNHVCNEKNLGCANNEANQAGHIWDQRDKYGKMGATACIVVNWYCDRYEQTQDWQPLAWWIHDHLPYSSMCFFPNLCAFNINWYEKPIKRIDSYAEPKGCLTKSSMENHSGDHSHLYPDFPTLASSV
- a CDS encoding helix-turn-helix domain-containing protein; its protein translation is MAERAFKFRFYPTPEQETLLR